Proteins encoded in a region of the Methanofollis tationis genome:
- a CDS encoding hydrogenase maturation protease, giving the protein MNVRVIACGNPYMGNDGVGPAVMARLAADHPDLDIVDGGLGGFGLISLMEGCDRVVIVDATTGMGEIGEVRVFHEVPPSSLFPMSLHDFGIAEAIAVARETGINAEIVIVGIEGGEIEAFSQEMSPEVRAAVPLACLKVLEEIKRE; this is encoded by the coding sequence ATGAATGTCCGCGTCATTGCATGCGGGAACCCCTATATGGGCAACGACGGCGTCGGCCCTGCCGTGATGGCGCGGCTTGCGGCTGACCACCCTGATCTCGATATCGTCGACGGGGGCCTGGGCGGGTTCGGGCTCATCTCCCTGATGGAGGGGTGCGACCGCGTCGTCATCGTGGACGCCACGACCGGCATGGGGGAGATCGGCGAGGTGAGAGTCTTTCACGAGGTGCCGCCGTCGTCGCTCTTTCCTATGTCGCTCCATGACTTCGGGATCGCGGAGGCGATCGCCGTTGCCCGCGAGACCGGCATCAATGCCGAGATTGTCATTGTCGGGATCGAAGGGGGAGAGATCGAGGCGTTTTCACAGGAGATGAGCCCGGAAGTGCGGGCGGCCGTACCGCTCGCGTGCCTGAAGGTGCTCGAAGAAATAAAAAGAGAATAG
- a CDS encoding DUF169 domain-containing protein — translation MSDIRTPINYAEVSETLKHYLGLSGSPVAVKFAQTKDQIPEGMEALDEAARHCQMVSWARKDGKIFYATADKHTCQGGAWALGLKEITPSLKSGEFYYKLGKFDTWAGCKRTIDRVPHVESGTTYATMYAPLEKTPFTPTVVLIVTTPRAMLKLAQSVLYKLGGRIEANFAGIQSICADTTAQTYLNGRVNFSLGCDGSRKFSGIAEEEMVMGIPVELLPEIAETIKIVTSAPGSV, via the coding sequence ATGAGTGATATAAGAACTCCAATCAATTATGCCGAAGTCTCGGAAACGCTGAAGCACTATCTCGGCCTCTCGGGCTCGCCGGTGGCGGTCAAGTTCGCACAGACAAAAGATCAGATCCCCGAGGGCATGGAGGCGCTCGACGAGGCCGCCCGCCACTGCCAGATGGTCAGCTGGGCGCGCAAGGACGGGAAGATCTTCTATGCGACCGCCGATAAGCACACCTGCCAGGGCGGGGCATGGGCGCTCGGCCTCAAGGAGATCACGCCGAGCCTGAAGAGCGGCGAGTTCTACTATAAACTCGGCAAGTTCGATACCTGGGCCGGGTGCAAGCGCACCATCGACCGTGTGCCGCACGTCGAGTCCGGGACCACCTATGCGACGATGTATGCACCACTGGAGAAGACGCCCTTCACCCCGACGGTCGTCCTGATCGTCACCACGCCGCGGGCGATGCTCAAACTCGCACAGAGCGTGCTGTACAAACTCGGCGGGAGGATCGAGGCGAACTTCGCCGGGATCCAGTCTATCTGCGCCGACACCACCGCACAGACCTACCTGAACGGGCGGGTGAACTTCTCGCTCGGCTGCGACGGGTCGCGCAAGTTCTCAGGGATTGCCGAAGAAGAGATGGTCATGGGCATCCCGGTAGAGCTCCTCCCTGAGATCGCCGAGACGATCAAGATCGTCACTTCGGCGCCGGGTTCGGTCTGA
- a CDS encoding NAD(+)/NADH kinase — protein sequence MKALLMSRIDTPEVLAYADEIRRLLLSLGYTVTLEEGTADALGETGESLGETDAGIVVAVGGDGTVLLAVQMMTRQIPVIGINRGHVGFLADLEDREVPAFFANLREGMRLDRRMRISLFHEGEHLGEALNEAVIVTARPAKMLRFTIIIDGIEVEEFRADGLIIATPTGSTAYAMSGGGPIVDPKFDGFLLVPLAPYMLSSRPHLIDSGRNLKIRLESTKPAQLVLDGRGDFTLGSGAEISVRRSDAPAIFLDAGKNFFLKVREKLHNL from the coding sequence ATGAAGGCGCTCCTGATGTCAAGGATCGATACCCCTGAGGTGCTCGCCTATGCGGACGAGATCAGGCGCCTTCTCCTCTCCCTCGGCTATACCGTCACCCTCGAAGAAGGGACCGCAGACGCCCTCGGCGAGACAGGCGAGTCTCTCGGCGAGACCGACGCCGGGATCGTCGTCGCCGTCGGGGGCGACGGCACGGTCCTCCTCGCCGTCCAGATGATGACGCGCCAGATCCCGGTGATCGGGATCAACAGGGGACACGTCGGATTTCTTGCCGATCTCGAAGACCGAGAGGTGCCGGCATTTTTCGCGAATCTTCGCGAAGGGATGCGCCTCGATCGGCGGATGCGCATCTCGCTCTTCCATGAAGGGGAACACCTCGGCGAGGCCCTCAACGAGGCGGTGATCGTTACCGCCCGCCCGGCGAAGATGCTCAGGTTCACGATCATCATCGACGGCATCGAGGTCGAGGAGTTCAGGGCCGACGGCCTGATCATCGCCACGCCGACCGGTTCGACGGCCTATGCGATGAGCGGCGGCGGACCGATCGTCGACCCGAAGTTCGACGGATTTCTGCTGGTGCCCCTCGCCCCCTATATGCTCTCCTCACGCCCGCACCTCATCGACAGCGGGAGGAACCTGAAGATCAGGCTCGAAAGCACAAAGCCGGCCCAGCTCGTCCTCGACGGCAGAGGGGATTTCACGCTTGGCAGCGGGGCGGAGATCTCGGTGCGGAGATCCGACGCTCCTGCCATCTTTCTCGATGCCGGCAAGAATTTTTTCCTGAAAGTGCGGGAGAAACTCCACAACCTCTGA
- a CDS encoding bifunctional fructose-bisphosphatase/inositol-phosphate phosphatase, which yields MDFIKWCGDLADQVGETVKDLVDSPEGAQYIRMGADGTPTERIDQAAEECVVAALRENPFCSRLISEELGIVDIGGEKGAVYLDPIDGTYNAVHGIPFYAISIAYGEDGVLQQGFVRDLCNGETFSAVLGRGAYLDGQPIRVSKTALLEESALSIYGRKFDPSTVLPLGEKIRRWRLLGASSLELAYVACGRLDGFVDTRNTLRVIDAAAGIVLCEAAGGKVSGVDGLPVKFSDDVSAGRCLIATNAVLHTKIIEYLR from the coding sequence ATGGACTTCATCAAATGGTGCGGAGACCTTGCCGATCAGGTCGGGGAGACGGTGAAAGATCTTGTCGACAGCCCTGAGGGTGCACAATATATCAGGATGGGCGCAGACGGGACGCCGACTGAACGGATCGACCAGGCTGCAGAGGAGTGCGTGGTGGCGGCGCTGCGCGAGAACCCATTCTGCAGCCGCCTTATCTCCGAGGAACTCGGGATCGTCGATATCGGCGGGGAAAAAGGCGCCGTCTACCTCGACCCGATCGACGGCACCTACAACGCAGTCCACGGCATACCGTTCTATGCGATCTCGATCGCCTACGGCGAGGACGGTGTTCTCCAGCAGGGTTTTGTCCGTGACCTCTGCAACGGGGAGACGTTTTCGGCCGTGCTGGGCAGGGGCGCATACCTGGACGGACAGCCGATCAGGGTTTCAAAGACCGCACTCCTCGAGGAGAGCGCGCTTTCGATATACGGGCGAAAATTCGATCCCTCGACGGTGCTGCCCCTCGGAGAGAAGATCCGGCGCTGGCGGCTGCTCGGCGCCTCCTCCCTTGAACTCGCCTATGTGGCCTGCGGGAGACTGGACGGTTTTGTCGATACCAGGAACACCCTCCGCGTCATAGACGCCGCGGCCGGCATCGTGCTCTGCGAGGCGGCCGGAGGAAAAGTGAGCGGAGTCGACGGCCTGCCGGTGAAATTCTCCGACGACGTGAGCGCCGGCCGCTGCCTGATCGCGACGAACGCCGTCCTCCATACAAAGATCATCGAATACCTGAGGTGA